A region of the Micromonospora sediminicola genome:
GACTCGGCGACCGCGGCGGCGGTGTCGGTGGTGGCCGACAGCAGCCCGGCGGCCACCGCCTCCTTCAGCTTGACGTCCAGGTCGGCCTCGCCCGGGAAGGGCACGGCACCGTCGTTGACCAGCTGGACGACCCGCTCGGAGACGTCGGCACCGATCACCCGGTGCCCCTTCGAGGCGAACTGCACGGCGAGCGGCAGGCCGATCTTTCCGAGCGCGACGACGCAGATGTTCATGAACTACTTTCCTCCAGAGGGCCAGATTCGGCGCAGGCGGGCAAGGAACCGACCGGGTGTCACCGGCGTGATCGCGACGATCACCTGGCCCTTGTGGTTCGTGGTGGGCGTGACGAGGTGCAGCCGGACGCCGCGCCGGGCCAGCCGTCGGGGCGCGGCGACCGGGCGGTCGGTGCGCAGTGGCGCCGAGCCGGCCCCACCCAGGGTCGACACCTCGGCGCGCACGGTCCGCCGTTCCCCGTTCGCCGCGACGACCGCCAGCAGCCGGTCCACCGCGAAGTCCGTCCGTACGACGGTACCGGGAGCGTCCGGCGTCGCCGACGTCACACCCGTCAGGTCGCCCACGCTGACCCGCAGCGCCTCGGCGCTCAGCTCGGCCAGCTCGGCCCAGCGGCTGCGGGCGGTGACCACCAGCGCCCGGGCGCCGGCGGCGTCCCGACCCCAGGCCAGCCCGGTCGCGGTCAGCTTGGCCAGCAGGGTGGCGGCCCGGTCGGTGACGTCGTACCACTCGTCGGGGTAGCCGAACGCGGGGTCGCGGAACCCGACGTGGTGGGCGTACCAGCGGTCGTCGACGACGGTGACCTCGGGCATGGTCCGGTCCGCCTGCTGCTCGATCAGCTCGCGCAGCGCCGCCAGGTCGCCGTCGCGCGCCACGGCCAGCCGCAGCCGCTCCTCGGACGCCATCCGGGCGAGCACGCCCTCGGTCAGGTACGCCTCGGTCAGCTTGCGGACGCGGTCGTGGACGTGCTGCTGCACGTCCGGGGCGAGGGCGAGGAACTCCGTGCGGAGCAGCTTCGCCACCTCCCAGGTGAAGTGGCGCACCAGGACCGCGTCCCGGCGTGGGCCGGGCTCGATCAGCCCGGCCACGAAGCCGACCAGCTCCTCGGCGCAGCGCAGCCGCTCCTCGAACCGGCTGGCGTAGGTGATGTTCTGGGCGTTGTCCCGCTTGACCGCGTAGTAGAACTCGTAGTCGGCCAGGACCGAGACCTTCGTCGCCCGGAAGCAGGCCTCCAGCGTGAACGGCT
Encoded here:
- a CDS encoding glycosyltransferase — encoded protein: MSTPDVTVVVAVYNTMPYLTTCLDSLLAQTIGRDRLEVVAVDDGSTDGSGAELDRYAARHPETVRVLHQANSGGPAAPSNLALDHARGRYVFFIGSDDHLGPEALERLVTAADRWNSDVVLGRMVGTNKRYVHQAVYASTQERLDLFDSALPWSLSNTKLFRRDLIERHGLRYRTDMPMGSDQPFTLEACFRATKVSVLADYEFYYAVKRDNAQNITYASRFEERLRCAEELVGFVAGLIEPGPRRDAVLVRHFTWEVAKLLRTEFLALAPDVQQHVHDRVRKLTEAYLTEGVLARMASEERLRLAVARDGDLAALRELIEQQADRTMPEVTVVDDRWYAHHVGFRDPAFGYPDEWYDVTDRAATLLAKLTATGLAWGRDAAGARALVVTARSRWAELAELSAEALRVSVGDLTGVTSATPDAPGTVVRTDFAVDRLLAVVAANGERRTVRAEVSTLGGAGSAPLRTDRPVAAPRRLARRGVRLHLVTPTTNHKGQVIVAITPVTPGRFLARLRRIWPSGGK